One region of Lactobacillus johnsonii genomic DNA includes:
- a CDS encoding ABC transporter ATP-binding protein, producing MQILKPHFKNYRKEIILAIITILISAFATLWQPRLLENIQKAILADNQSVVLRDGIGLVVLGLLAIIAGIFNVYYAAKIAQGITSDLREETYAKIQSFSFGNIEKFSSGSLVVRLINDMNQVMNMMMILFMQLLRMPIILIGSFVLSIITIPQYWWAPVLMLALMMGVGYIVIQNMNKLFAKFQHYMDKISTRVKENLQGVRVVKSFNQGENEIKRFNETSDDLNELNIKIGYWISTIMPAFMLIAYLVIALVVFLVGRSANLTPTDVAVVSPYVSYILTLLFAILIGGFVIMNFTRGMVSLRRIKEVLDTEPDVKFDPNAPTAPEKGSIEFDDVSFTYPDGDKPTLKNISFKVKPGEMVGIVGATGSGKSTLAQLIPRLYDPTKGTIKIGGKDLKTIGEKSLRNTVSMVLQKAILFSGTIASNLRQGKEDATDYELKRASEIAQAQEFVGQYSDRFDHEVEERSANFSGGQKQRLSIARGVIGQPPILILDDSTSALDAKSEKLVQEALEHDLKDTTTVIIAEKIVSVMNADKILVLDDGKLVAEGTHEELLKTSPIYQDIYRTQKAKEKRGEIDE from the coding sequence ATGCAAATTTTGAAGCCACACTTCAAAAATTATCGTAAAGAAATAATTTTAGCGATTATTACAATTCTAATTTCTGCTTTTGCAACCTTATGGCAGCCAAGATTATTAGAAAATATCCAAAAAGCAATTTTGGCGGATAACCAGAGTGTTGTCTTAAGAGATGGAATTGGATTAGTTGTACTCGGTTTATTAGCAATTATTGCTGGTATTTTTAACGTATATTATGCTGCAAAAATTGCCCAGGGAATAACCTCAGATTTACGTGAAGAAACTTATGCTAAGATTCAAAGTTTTTCTTTTGGAAATATTGAAAAATTCTCTAGTGGTTCATTAGTTGTTCGTTTAATTAATGATATGAACCAAGTTATGAATATGATGATGATCTTATTCATGCAATTACTCAGAATGCCAATTATTTTAATTGGATCATTTGTACTGAGTATTATTACAATTCCTCAGTATTGGTGGGCTCCTGTATTAATGCTAGCTTTAATGATGGGGGTTGGATACATTGTTATTCAAAATATGAATAAACTTTTTGCTAAATTCCAACACTATATGGATAAAATTTCTACTCGCGTTAAAGAAAATTTACAGGGTGTACGTGTAGTAAAATCTTTTAATCAGGGAGAAAATGAGATTAAGAGATTTAACGAAACTTCTGATGATTTAAACGAATTAAATATTAAGATTGGTTACTGGATTTCTACTATTATGCCAGCTTTCATGTTAATTGCTTATTTAGTAATTGCTTTGGTTGTCTTTTTAGTAGGACGCAGTGCTAATTTAACTCCAACTGATGTTGCAGTTGTATCACCATATGTTTCTTATATTTTAACTTTGCTCTTTGCAATTTTAATTGGTGGTTTTGTGATTATGAACTTCACTCGTGGAATGGTTTCTCTACGAAGAATTAAAGAAGTACTTGATACTGAACCAGATGTTAAGTTTGATCCTAATGCACCAACTGCACCAGAGAAGGGAAGTATTGAATTTGACGATGTTTCTTTCACTTATCCTGATGGAGATAAGCCAACTTTAAAGAATATTTCATTTAAGGTGAAACCAGGTGAAATGGTTGGTATTGTTGGAGCAACAGGATCTGGTAAAAGTACGCTGGCTCAACTTATTCCGCGTCTCTATGATCCGACTAAAGGAACAATAAAAATTGGTGGAAAAGACTTAAAGACAATTGGTGAAAAATCGCTGCGTAATACTGTTTCAATGGTTTTACAAAAAGCAATTTTATTCTCTGGAACAATTGCCTCTAACTTGCGTCAAGGAAAAGAAGATGCGACCGATTATGAATTAAAACGTGCTTCAGAAATTGCCCAAGCACAGGAATTTGTCGGTCAATACTCGGATCGATTTGACCATGAAGTAGAAGAAAGATCAGCTAACTTCTCTGGTGGTCAAAAGCAACGTTTATCAATTGCTCGTGGTGTTATTGGTCAACCACCGATTTTGATTTTAGATGACTCTACTTCAGCCTTAGATGCTAAGTCTGAAAAATTAGTTCAAGAAGCTTTAGAGCATGATTTAAAAGATACAACAACAGTAATTATTGCTGAAAAGATAGTATCAGTGATGAATGCAGACAAGATTTTAGTTTTAGATGATGGAAAATTGGTTGCTGAAGGAACTCATGAAGAATTACTGAAGACTTCCCCAATTTATCAAGATATTTATCGCACACAAAAAGCTAAAGAAAAGAGAGGTGAAATTGATGAGTAA
- a CDS encoding ABC transporter ATP-binding protein has translation MSNTKKALKYFAKYLKNYWKGVTIVIVLSLISTLSQVLGPLFLGNAVQELTKAVNKVASRTHDLSSFYQALGSMVGVYAAGIIASFIAWMVMSKFTANATNDMRENLFAKFQRMLIRYFDTHQDGKLLSLFNSDLDNIFNALNNAIFEIISQGALLIGTIIMMFIVNPTMALFTVATTPFILIISLVIMKKARIYLDKQQDKISDLNGYVNEQINGEKVIITNGLQEESVQNFKKYNNDVRSAMFKGQFYSGMLFPLLQGISLLNLAIVIGGGAWLIVSGQVSQAIGLGLIVAFVEYSQTYFQPLTQLTSIYSMTQLALTGARRLATVEEQDEENTVPDGKVLKGIKKGVKLENVHFGYNADKEILHGVSIDVDKGKSVAVVGPTGSGKTTIMNLINRFYDVNSGKVTFDGVDVRDITLESLRNNVGIVLQDSVLFTGTVEDNIKYGKPDASRDEVIAAAKEANIHDFITTLPDGYDTQVSEENSVFSTGQKQLISIARTILTDPEFLILDEATSNVDTVTEAKIQKAMDAVIAGRTSFVIAHRLKTILNSDKIVVLKDGNVIEEGNHDELIKKRGFYYGLYTNQMAFE, from the coding sequence ATGAGTAATACTAAAAAAGCATTAAAATACTTTGCCAAGTATTTAAAGAATTATTGGAAAGGCGTTACAATTGTTATCGTCTTATCTTTGATTTCGACTTTGAGTCAAGTGCTTGGTCCTCTTTTCCTAGGAAATGCTGTTCAAGAATTGACTAAGGCGGTTAATAAAGTAGCTAGCCGTACTCATGATTTAAGTAGCTTTTATCAGGCTTTAGGATCAATGGTGGGTGTATATGCAGCAGGAATTATCGCCTCCTTTATTGCATGGATGGTAATGTCAAAATTCACTGCAAATGCTACTAATGATATGAGAGAAAACTTATTTGCTAAGTTTCAAAGAATGTTAATTCGCTACTTTGATACTCATCAAGATGGAAAACTATTATCTCTATTTAATTCAGACTTAGATAATATTTTTAATGCCTTGAATAATGCAATTTTTGAAATTATTTCTCAAGGCGCATTATTAATCGGAACTATCATTATGATGTTTATCGTAAACCCAACTATGGCCCTATTTACGGTAGCAACAACGCCATTTATTTTGATTATTAGTTTAGTCATTATGAAGAAGGCGAGAATTTACTTAGATAAGCAACAGGATAAAATTAGTGATCTTAATGGTTATGTAAATGAACAGATCAATGGTGAAAAAGTAATTATTACTAACGGCTTACAAGAAGAATCTGTTCAAAACTTTAAAAAGTACAATAACGATGTTCGTAGCGCTATGTTCAAAGGTCAATTTTATTCTGGGATGCTCTTCCCCTTGCTACAAGGAATCTCTTTACTGAATTTAGCCATTGTAATTGGTGGAGGGGCATGGCTGATTGTTAGTGGCCAAGTCAGTCAAGCAATTGGTTTGGGATTAATTGTTGCCTTTGTTGAATATTCACAAACATATTTCCAACCACTAACCCAACTCACTTCAATTTATTCAATGACACAGCTTGCTTTAACTGGTGCTAGAAGATTGGCAACTGTTGAAGAACAAGATGAGGAGAATACGGTACCTGATGGAAAAGTTCTTAAAGGAATCAAAAAGGGCGTTAAATTAGAAAACGTTCATTTTGGCTATAACGCTGATAAAGAAATCTTGCACGGTGTTTCAATTGATGTCGATAAAGGTAAGTCAGTTGCTGTAGTTGGACCAACGGGTTCAGGTAAAACTACAATCATGAACCTAATTAATCGCTTCTACGATGTAAATAGTGGGAAAGTAACTTTTGATGGCGTTGATGTGCGTGATATTACTCTTGAATCTTTAAGAAATAATGTTGGTATTGTTTTACAGGATTCGGTTCTATTTACTGGAACCGTTGAAGATAATATTAAATATGGTAAACCAGATGCGAGCCGAGATGAGGTGATTGCGGCCGCAAAAGAAGCTAATATTCATGACTTCATTACGACCCTACCTGATGGTTATGATACGCAAGTTTCAGAAGAGAATTCCGTCTTTTCTACTGGTCAAAAGCAATTAATTTCAATTGCTCGAACAATCTTAACTGACCCAGAATTTTTGATTTTGGATGAGGCTACTTCTAATGTAGACACTGTTACTGAGGCTAAGATTCAAAAAGCTATGGATGCGGTTATTGCAGGTAGAACTAGTTTTGTTATTGCTCACCGTTTGAAGACTATCTTAAATTCAGATAAAATAGTAGTGTTGAAAGATGGAAATGTCATTGAAGAAGGAAATCACGATGAATTAATTAAGAAGCGTGGTTTTTACTATGGCTTGTATACTAATCAAATGGCATTTGAATAA
- a CDS encoding transporter substrate-binding domain-containing protein yields MKRKLRFFSLFVVLFSVFLLSACQKNTRNVYQEVKKSDEITWGVKADTRLFGLMSIKTGKIEGFEVDLANALTKEILGKNAKANFVQTTAKTKIPLLKNGNIDAVLAAMTITPERKKQIDFSDPYFYAGQSLLVKDDSTIKSIKDMNGKTALAVKGTTAVANVKKFAPKAKVLEFDDYGQAFTALKAGQGQAMTTDNGLLAGIATENKVYKLVGGTYTKEPYGIAVNKGQTQMKNAINRALVKLKKDGTYDALVKKWFSGIPGFNIKEAEGEK; encoded by the coding sequence GTGAAGAGAAAGCTACGATTCTTTTCTTTATTTGTTGTCTTATTTAGCGTTTTTTTACTTTCGGCATGTCAAAAAAATACTCGTAACGTCTACCAAGAAGTTAAAAAAAGTGATGAAATTACTTGGGGTGTTAAGGCGGATACCCGTTTATTTGGTTTAATGAGTATTAAAACCGGAAAAATTGAAGGTTTTGAAGTTGATTTAGCAAATGCTTTAACTAAGGAAATACTAGGAAAAAATGCTAAGGCAAACTTTGTACAAACTACTGCAAAAACAAAAATTCCACTTTTGAAAAATGGAAATATTGATGCAGTTTTAGCGGCAATGACGATTACGCCAGAACGCAAAAAGCAAATTGATTTTAGCGATCCATATTTTTATGCTGGACAATCACTTCTTGTAAAAGATGATTCAACAATCAAGAGCATTAAAGATATGAATGGTAAAACTGCATTAGCTGTAAAAGGTACAACAGCAGTTGCCAATGTTAAAAAATTTGCACCTAAGGCTAAAGTATTAGAATTTGATGATTATGGTCAAGCATTTACTGCGCTTAAAGCCGGTCAAGGTCAAGCCATGACTACTGATAATGGTTTGCTTGCCGGAATTGCAACAGAAAACAAGGTCTATAAACTTGTAGGGGGCACCTATACTAAGGAACCCTATGGAATTGCTGTCAATAAAGGACAAACACAAATGAAAAATGCAATTAATCGTGCACTAGTAAAATTAAAAAAAGATGGGACGTATGATGCCTTGGTAAAGAAGTGGTTTAGCGGTATTCCGGGCTTTAATATTAAAGAGGCCGAAGGTGAAAAGTAA
- a CDS encoding amino acid ABC transporter ATP-binding protein: MAAIIDFKHVNKYYGKFHALKDINLSIEEGQVVSIIGPSGSGKSTLIRTMNGLERINSGTLMVTGYDLADKHTDLNKIRKNVGMVFQHFNLYDNHTVLENITLAPKIVLHRPDKENNDIAMDLLKKVGLEEKANMYPRQLSGGQKQRVAIARSLAMRPKAILFDEPTSALDPEMIQDVLDVMKYVADQGITMVVVTHEMGFAREVGDRLIFFDQGRILEDEKPEEFFAHPKTERARQFLSKVITEKLGG; the protein is encoded by the coding sequence ATGGCTGCAATTATTGATTTTAAGCATGTAAATAAGTACTATGGTAAGTTCCATGCTTTAAAGGATATTAATTTGAGTATTGAAGAGGGTCAAGTTGTTTCAATTATCGGCCCGTCTGGTTCTGGTAAGAGTACTTTGATTCGTACAATGAATGGATTAGAGCGAATTAATTCTGGTACTTTGATGGTTACTGGCTATGATTTGGCAGATAAGCATACGGATTTAAATAAAATTCGTAAAAATGTGGGAATGGTTTTCCAACATTTTAACTTATACGACAACCACACTGTGCTTGAAAATATAACTTTAGCTCCTAAGATTGTTTTGCATAGACCAGATAAGGAAAATAATGATATTGCCATGGATCTTCTAAAAAAAGTTGGTCTTGAAGAAAAGGCAAATATGTATCCAAGACAATTGTCTGGTGGACAAAAGCAACGTGTTGCAATTGCTCGTTCATTAGCTATGAGACCAAAGGCAATTTTGTTTGATGAACCAACTAGTGCTCTTGATCCAGAAATGATTCAAGATGTGTTAGATGTTATGAAATACGTAGCAGATCAAGGAATTACAATGGTTGTTGTAACTCACGAAATGGGATTTGCTCGTGAAGTTGGGGACAGATTAATTTTCTTTGATCAAGGTAGAATTTTAGAGGATGAAAAACCAGAAGAATTCTTTGCACATCCTAAGACTGAACGTGCACGTCAATTTTTAAGTAAGGTTATTACTGAAAAGCTAGGTGGCTAA
- a CDS encoding transporter substrate-binding domain-containing protein: MKKSTKIFILPLVLALLVTLTGCAKKQKSSNVYDQVKESKTITWGVKADTRLFGLMSIKTGKIEGFEVDLAKALTKQMLGKDAKAEFVQTTPKTRIPLLKNGNIDAILATMTITPDRKKQVTFSEPYFTAGQSLLVKDDSSIKNVRDLNGKTALAVKGTTAVDNVKKFAPKAKVLEYDDYGQAFTALKAGQGQAMTTDNGLLAGIASENKGYKLVGGTYTSEPYGIAVEKGQTDFADHINKALNELKKNGTYHRLLVKWFDGIPGFNIKEVENS, encoded by the coding sequence ATGAAAAAATCAACTAAGATTTTTATTTTGCCTCTGGTACTAGCTTTATTAGTTACTTTGACCGGCTGTGCCAAGAAGCAGAAATCAAGTAATGTTTATGATCAGGTTAAAGAGAGTAAGACAATTACTTGGGGAGTTAAGGCTGATACTCGTTTATTTGGTTTAATGAGTATTAAAACTGGAAAAATCGAAGGCTTTGAAGTTGATTTAGCAAAGGCCTTAACTAAGCAAATGTTGGGCAAAGACGCAAAAGCTGAATTTGTACAAACAACTCCCAAAACAAGAATACCGTTATTAAAAAATGGAAATATTGATGCAATTTTAGCAACAATGACTATTACGCCTGATCGAAAAAAACAAGTAACTTTTAGTGAACCATATTTTACTGCTGGACAATCACTACTTGTAAAAGATGATTCTTCAATCAAAAATGTTAGAGACTTGAATGGTAAAACTGCCTTAGCTGTTAAAGGAACAACAGCAGTTGATAATGTTAAGAAGTTTGCGCCTAAAGCAAAAGTTTTGGAATATGATGATTATGGTCAAGCATTTACTGCATTAAAAGCTGGTCAAGGACAAGCAATGACTACCGATAACGGATTACTTGCCGGTATTGCTAGTGAAAATAAAGGTTATAAATTAGTAGGGGGAACTTACACAAGTGAACCTTACGGTATTGCGGTAGAAAAAGGTCAAACTGATTTTGCTGATCATATTAATAAGGCACTAAATGAATTAAAGAAAAATGGAACGTATCATCGTCTATTAGTTAAATGGTTTGACGGTATTCCAGGATTTAATATTAAGGAGGTTGAAAATTCGTGA
- a CDS encoding amino acid ABC transporter permease, producing MIGILTNHWSEFLSGFWNTILCSVIALFFSLILGVGFALLEVAPNKFGRAVAHVYIEIFRNIPLLVITMIFYLVVPQIWFKVSGFAAGTIGLTLYTSAFIAETVRAGINSVGDGQMEGARSNGMTYTQAMRYVILPQALKIVIPPLGNQFINLIKNSSVLAFVAGFDLMYQADVIAFSSFETINTYVVVGLFYLVLTLPLSYYMRHLEKKLA from the coding sequence GTGATAGGAATTTTAACAAATCATTGGTCTGAATTCTTATCAGGCTTTTGGAACACAATTTTATGTAGTGTAATTGCCCTATTCTTTAGTTTGATCCTTGGGGTAGGTTTTGCTTTGTTAGAAGTTGCACCAAATAAGTTTGGTAGAGCAGTAGCACATGTCTACATTGAAATTTTCCGTAACATTCCTTTGTTAGTTATTACAATGATCTTTTATCTGGTTGTACCTCAAATTTGGTTCAAGGTATCTGGATTTGCAGCAGGTACAATTGGATTAACATTATATACTTCAGCATTTATTGCAGAAACAGTTAGAGCGGGAATTAACTCAGTTGGTGATGGTCAAATGGAAGGTGCCCGCTCAAATGGGATGACTTATACGCAAGCTATGCGGTATGTTATCTTGCCACAAGCTTTAAAGATTGTCATTCCGCCATTAGGTAACCAGTTCATTAACTTAATTAAGAACTCATCTGTTTTAGCCTTTGTAGCAGGTTTTGATTTGATGTATCAAGCAGACGTAATTGCATTCTCATCATTTGAAACAATCAATACTTATGTTGTTGTAGGGTTATTTTACTTAGTATTGACCCTACCATTAAGTTACTACATGCGTCACTTAGAAAAGAAATTAGCCTAG
- a CDS encoding amino acid ABC transporter permease, with translation MENFIHAYSWINIRFLLQGLWVTIYVSLISIALSFVLGLVFGFIRYVKIKYLSAIVGFVIDIIRNLPLLLIIFFTYFGLPELGIITNPTVASIIALVVFEGAMLAEIVRSGIAAVDPGQMEGARSNGMTYMQAMYHVIIPQALNKMIPSLLSQFVSLVKDTSLATIIVLPELLFHAQIIYSQNTTYLIPMYVIIAIMYFIVCFSLSMVAKHLQSKY, from the coding sequence ATGGAAAACTTTATTCATGCATATTCTTGGATTAACATTCGCTTTCTCTTACAAGGTTTGTGGGTGACCATATATGTATCTTTGATCTCAATTGCTTTAAGTTTTGTATTGGGATTAGTATTTGGTTTTATCCGTTATGTGAAAATTAAATATCTTTCAGCAATTGTTGGATTTGTAATTGATATTATTAGAAATCTGCCACTATTGTTGATTATCTTCTTTACGTATTTTGGATTACCAGAATTAGGGATTATTACCAATCCAACGGTTGCTTCTATTATTGCCTTGGTAGTATTTGAAGGGGCAATGCTAGCTGAAATTGTGAGAAGTGGGATCGCTGCTGTTGATCCCGGTCAAATGGAAGGTGCCCGCTCAAACGGTATGACATATATGCAGGCAATGTATCATGTAATCATTCCGCAAGCGCTCAATAAGATGATTCCATCCCTTTTATCACAATTTGTTTCATTAGTTAAGGATACGTCTTTAGCAACAATTATTGTTTTGCCGGAATTATTATTCCATGCACAAATTATTTATAGTCAAAATACTACTTACTTGATTCCAATGTATGTAATTATTGCGATTATGTACTTCATTGTTTGTTTCTCACTTTCAATGGTCGCTAAGCATTTACAAAGTAAGTATTAA
- the treC gene encoding alpha,alpha-phosphotrehalase, translating to MNNLGNKVIYQIYPKSFYDSNNDGIGDLRGIIQKIDYIKKLNVDFIWFNPFFVSPQNDNGYDIADYKKIDPRFGTMADFEELVAKLKDINVNVMLDMVLNHCSTEHEWFKKALAGDKKYQKFFYLRKGKDGKLPNNWQSKFGGPAWSKFGDTDYYYLHLYDPTQADLDWHNPEVRAALIDVINFWRSKGVHGFRFDVINVTGKDTVLVDSTDPVQEKSLYTDTPVVQQYLKELNAKSFGQDPESVTVGEMSSTTIENSIAYTRPQDHELSMVFTFHHLKVDYKNGEKWSKMSFDFKKLKDIMLTWNSKIDQGGGWQALFWNNHDQPWALNRFGDTGKYHDKSAEMLALALHLLRGTPYIYMGEEIGMMDPHYTSMKDYVDIEALNAYDALIAKGMNKKEAFEIVQSKARDNSRVPMHWDNSKYAGFSESKPWLMPTDQDKVNGEKELREGEIFNFYQKLIKLRKSEELISAGHIKPLLMDHPQVMAYERYLDNSDEKLLVFANFYGKETKVEIPTEYIDRDGEILIQNYDEEIVTLPSTLELKPYEALAIKI from the coding sequence ATGAATAATTTAGGCAATAAAGTAATTTACCAAATTTATCCAAAATCTTTTTATGACTCAAATAATGACGGTATCGGTGATTTACGCGGAATTATCCAAAAAATTGACTATATTAAGAAGCTAAATGTAGACTTTATTTGGTTTAATCCATTTTTTGTTTCCCCGCAAAATGATAACGGCTATGATATCGCTGATTATAAAAAAATTGATCCTCGCTTTGGAACTATGGCCGACTTTGAAGAATTAGTGGCTAAACTAAAAGATATAAATGTTAATGTCATGCTTGATATGGTCTTAAACCACTGTTCTACTGAACATGAATGGTTCAAAAAGGCTCTTGCTGGTGATAAAAAATATCAAAAATTCTTCTATCTCAGAAAAGGTAAAGATGGAAAGTTGCCTAACAATTGGCAATCTAAATTTGGTGGCCCTGCCTGGTCAAAATTTGGTGACACAGATTATTACTACCTCCATCTTTATGATCCAACTCAAGCAGATCTTGACTGGCACAATCCAGAGGTTCGCGCTGCCTTAATTGATGTAATAAACTTTTGGCGCAGTAAGGGTGTTCACGGTTTCCGCTTTGACGTAATTAATGTAACAGGAAAAGATACTGTCCTAGTTGATTCAACTGATCCAGTCCAAGAAAAATCACTCTATACTGATACTCCAGTAGTGCAGCAATATCTAAAAGAATTAAACGCTAAGTCCTTTGGTCAAGATCCAGAGTCTGTCACTGTTGGAGAAATGTCCTCTACTACAATTGAAAATTCAATTGCTTATACTCGCCCACAAGATCATGAACTCTCAATGGTATTTACTTTCCACCATCTCAAAGTTGACTACAAAAATGGAGAAAAGTGGTCAAAGATGTCTTTTGACTTCAAAAAATTAAAAGACATTATGCTTACTTGGAACAGCAAAATTGACCAAGGTGGCGGTTGGCAAGCTCTATTTTGGAACAATCATGACCAGCCTTGGGCTTTAAATCGGTTTGGCGATACCGGTAAATATCATGACAAATCTGCTGAAATGTTAGCTCTCGCTCTTCACCTACTGCGTGGAACACCCTATATCTACATGGGTGAAGAAATCGGTATGATGGATCCACACTATACTTCGATGAAAGATTATGTTGATATTGAAGCACTAAATGCATATGATGCCCTCATTGCTAAAGGGATGAATAAAAAAGAAGCTTTTGAAATCGTTCAATCAAAAGCTCGTGATAATTCAAGAGTCCCAATGCATTGGGATAATTCTAAATATGCTGGTTTTAGTGAAAGTAAGCCTTGGCTGATGCCAACTGACCAAGACAAGGTGAATGGTGAAAAGGAATTACGTGAAGGAGAAATATTTAATTTCTACCAAAAATTAATTAAACTTAGAAAAAGCGAAGAATTAATTTCAGCTGGTCACATTAAGCCTCTTTTGATGGATCATCCCCAGGTTATGGCATATGAACGCTACTTAGATAACTCTGACGAAAAATTATTAGTCTTTGCTAACTTCTATGGCAAAGAAACAAAGGTTGAAATTCCTACGGAATATATAGATCGTGACGGTGAAATTTTAATTCAAAATTATGATGAAGAGATTGTTACTCTTCCTTCAACACTTGAGTTAAAGCCATATGAAGCTTTAGCAATTAAAATATAG
- the treR gene encoding trehalose operon repressor has protein sequence MAQSKFGVIAQDLVDKIKHQQYKPGDYLPSEHQLMDLYGASRETIRKALNSLTDLGLIQKIRGKGSIVLNLDRYTFPISGITSFAELNNQLGLKAETKVLLLQKEDKLPAQFIKYFPEEENSIGFHLERLRLIDGQADVLDCDYLLSPPVNSLPQEAAETSIYDYLENKQKLDISYATKEISVCKVDKRIQDLLQLDNDLAVLVASRNYLANTTKFQLTLSYHRPDKFKFVDFARRKKIKF, from the coding sequence ATGGCTCAATCTAAATTTGGAGTAATTGCTCAAGACTTAGTTGATAAAATCAAACATCAACAATATAAGCCTGGCGACTATCTCCCAAGTGAACATCAATTAATGGATTTATATGGCGCTTCTCGTGAGACAATTCGAAAAGCTCTTAACAGCTTAACTGACCTAGGACTGATCCAAAAAATTAGAGGAAAAGGTTCAATTGTATTGAATTTAGATCGTTATACTTTTCCAATTTCCGGAATTACTAGTTTTGCGGAATTGAATAACCAATTAGGATTAAAAGCTGAGACAAAAGTATTACTTCTACAAAAAGAAGATAAATTACCAGCGCAATTTATAAAGTATTTTCCTGAAGAAGAAAATAGCATCGGTTTTCATCTTGAACGATTACGTTTAATAGATGGGCAGGCAGATGTATTGGATTGTGACTATTTACTCTCCCCTCCAGTTAATTCTCTTCCACAGGAAGCTGCTGAGACTTCTATCTATGACTATTTAGAAAATAAACAAAAATTAGATATTTCATACGCAACAAAAGAAATTTCTGTCTGCAAAGTTGATAAAAGAATTCAAGACTTACTTCAACTCGACAATGATCTTGCAGTTTTAGTTGCAAGCCGTAATTACTTAGCTAATACAACTAAATTTCAATTAACTTTGTCTTATCATAGACCCGATAAGTTCAAATTTGTTGATTTTGCTCGTAGAAAAAAGATTAAGTTTTAG